A stretch of DNA from Anopheles nili chromosome 2, idAnoNiliSN_F5_01, whole genome shotgun sequence:
TGGCTCACAAATCTTAGTATGCTGTGATTCGTAGCCTTAAACGTTGGAAATCAAATTCCATTTAGATTGAGAGGTGAAAGGACGCAAAATTGAAAgtattgaaaatttaaaaaattcaaaaaattaTCAAGCAATAAAATGAGCCAAAAGAATCGTGGTCCTGGTCCGGCGGCGTATATGCTGCCTACCGAAGTTGGATATAATCAACATGATCCTCGAAAAGATCGAAAACCGATGTACACGATGCGGCCTCCTGCTAAATTGAACTATCAAACACTCGGTCCTGGACCTGCAACATATGACCTTAAGAAGCAAACAAGAATAGGAGGTCCTCGAGATCCAATATACTCGCTCGCTGCTAGGCTGAAAGAAATGAAGCAAGAACAAATCCCGGGACCGGGAGCGCACAACAACCATATCGTGCCAACTATGAAATGCAAACGTCCCCCGATGTATAGCTTCGGACAGCGCTTGGATGTTGCCAACAAGGATGTAAGTCCAGCAGCGAACCGGTACGATGGGCTCGTTTACATGATTCGTCCGAAGGCACCGTGCTACTCAATGTAAGTTAATGAGAGTTTGCACAAACATTTCTCAATAAGAGGAGGTCATTTAAATGTATCTACTCAACAGGAGAGGACCCACGAAGCAAATCCATGCTCTAGAAGGACCAGGTCCGGCCGGGTATGGGCCAACCTCACGCAATGTAACGCACAAGCGTTCTCCGAACTATTCCTTGCGAGGAGGCCATCCTTGCTTCACGGAGCGAACGCCACATCCTGGTCCCAATCGATACGGTCTGATGAACCTGCGCATGGACACAACTGCACCAAACTACAGTTTTGGGATCAAGCATCCGGACTGGAAGGATCCAATGATTATTCCTGGTGATAATTGCTAGAAGCTTGAAGAGAATTGTTAGACATATTACAACGgttgttgaaatttttttagctatAAAATATGGactttaaaaaagaaaacatttttctgTTTGTCTTTGAAGTTTTCCTACTTGTAACATCTGATAAGCTGTCgttattttaaaaatggaaCTTTTATAATCATATTATGGGCGACTTTATGAATTGAGCCTCACCCGGCACGCAATAACTTGCGCCGCCAAGCAAATAttcagtttcatttttatgggACGAGCTGCACCTTAAAGGAAATAACTGGCTCAATCGGATGCAAAAATGTCACCAGCTCAAATTACATGCTCCCAGCGCCCCAAACcaactaaaaacaaaaaaaaaaactactcccTCGAGCGTAATGACCAACCGATTAACGCGGACACAGAACGTAAACTCGAAAGCGCAAATGGCAGAGGCTTGCCTTTCGAATCCATTAGCCGCGAGGCTTCGAAGACTTGGATCCTCGATTAGATCACGCGCCGGTTCATCCCACGGTCCCGGGACACCAAAATGGCTCCCCTCCCAAACGGAAACGTCCGTGAAGCGCCCCAAAAGGCGGACCCGGGCGGGTTGGCAGGCACAACGCCCCAAAAGAGCCTACACCAATTAACCGGCATAACGAGGATCAAATTACTCACCAAAGCCACACTCATTTGTTATTCACTGAATCGATCTTGTCGCACCGGATGAAAAATGTCATGAGCATATcaataaagcaataaaatccTCGTTCTACCGGCTCGGGTCGCAGCCGCACGAACAGGCGGAAAGGAAACACCCCATTTTCACTCAATCCTCCCCGGGTGGATCCGCTCCGGTCCCGGGGCTTGTGCtggctgttgatgatgatggtgatcaTTTCCGTCGCCGAAACGCAACGGAACGAAGCCGGCTCACCGTAAGCTGCTGTGGCCCATAAACGAACGCCTCGAAACCGGACGACGACTCCGGGAACGCGACActgatgcacacacacacacacacgccgggcGATGATGGGCACAACCTGGGACCATAAACCGACGCGATCGTCTTCCTCCC
This window harbors:
- the LOC128720773 gene encoding outer dense fiber protein 3-like protein 2; its protein translation is MSQKNRGPGPAAYMLPTEVGYNQHDPRKDRKPMYTMRPPAKLNYQTLGPGPATYDLKKQTRIGGPRDPIYSLAARLKEMKQEQIPGPGAHNNHIVPTMKCKRPPMYSFGQRLDVANKDVSPAANRYDGLVYMIRPKAPCYSMRGPTKQIHALEGPGPAGYGPTSRNVTHKRSPNYSLRGGHPCFTERTPHPGPNRYGLMNLRMDTTAPNYSFGIKHPDWKDPMIIPGDNC